The following are encoded together in the Octopus bimaculoides isolate UCB-OBI-ISO-001 unplaced genomic scaffold, ASM119413v2 Scaffold_62689, whole genome shotgun sequence genome:
- the LOC106867118 gene encoding zinc finger protein 22 has product GEKSYHCDICGKSFFQKVHLNTHRRIHTGEKPYQCNICGKSYAEGNSLNKHKLVHTGEKPYQCDICGKSFSYRSSLIVHKHIHTGKKPYNCDACGKSFREASQLAIHKTCI; this is encoded by the coding sequence GGAGAGAagtcatatcactgtgatatctgtggtaaatcattctttcaaaaagTTCACTTAAATACTCACaggcgtattcatacaggagagaaaccatatcagtgcaatatctgtgggaaatcataTGCTGAAGGAAATAGCTTAAACAAACACAAGcttgttcacacaggagagaaaccatatcagtgtgatatctgtggtaaatcattcagttATAGAAGCTCGCTAATTGTtcacaaacatatccatacagGAAAGAAGCCATATAACTGTGATGCTTGTGGTAAATCGTTCAGGGAGGCAAGCCAGTTAGCAATAC